The following are encoded in a window of Sphaerisporangium siamense genomic DNA:
- a CDS encoding sulfatase-like hydrolase/transferase: protein MTTPRNVLFLMTDQHRVDTLGCYGNPVVRTPALDDLAAQGARFDRFYTPTAICTPARASLFTGLHPFRHGLLVNPERNGGARDEVAEDQPVLPAPMLAAGYNLGHVGKWHIGRERGPEFYSMDGEHLPGALNPFHHPSYERWLKENGHPPFAVRDPVFGKAPNDSGRGHLIAGRLLQPAEATVEAFLTDRTLDLLERYARDFRDGGRPFMLSCHFYGPHLPYLIPDEYYDMYDPEQVPLPESMAETFAGKPDVQRRYAEYWSADHFDADAWRKLIAVYWGYVTLIDDQVGRIVGALREHGLWDDTAVIFTADHGEFTGAHRLNDKGPAMYEDIYRIPGIVRVPGAQPSVVDEFATLVDLNPTILGLAGLPPQEPCDGESLLPLVNGEPADGRTEVVAEFHGHHFPYSQRMLRDHRHKLVFNPESVHELYDLESDPHELHNVYTAPAYAAVRRDLTVRLYRELLRRGDPAYTWMSYMSDIGENRAPDVDGVADEVV from the coding sequence GTGACCACCCCACGCAATGTCCTCTTCTTGATGACCGACCAGCACCGGGTCGACACGCTGGGCTGCTACGGCAACCCGGTGGTGCGCACCCCGGCGCTGGACGACCTGGCCGCGCAGGGCGCCCGCTTCGACCGCTTCTACACGCCCACCGCGATCTGCACGCCCGCGCGGGCGTCGCTGTTCACCGGCCTGCACCCGTTCCGGCACGGCCTGCTCGTCAACCCCGAGCGCAATGGCGGCGCCCGCGACGAGGTCGCCGAGGACCAGCCGGTCCTGCCCGCGCCGATGCTCGCGGCCGGGTACAACCTCGGACACGTCGGGAAATGGCACATCGGCCGCGAGCGCGGGCCCGAGTTCTATTCCATGGACGGTGAGCACCTGCCCGGTGCGCTCAACCCCTTCCACCATCCCTCCTACGAGCGCTGGCTCAAGGAGAACGGCCACCCGCCCTTCGCGGTGCGCGACCCGGTCTTCGGCAAGGCCCCCAACGACTCCGGGCGCGGCCACCTGATCGCCGGGCGGCTCCTGCAACCGGCCGAGGCGACCGTCGAGGCGTTCCTGACCGACCGCACGCTGGACCTGCTGGAGCGCTACGCCCGCGACTTCCGCGACGGCGGCAGGCCCTTCATGCTCTCCTGCCACTTCTACGGCCCGCACCTGCCGTACCTGATCCCCGACGAGTACTACGACATGTACGACCCCGAGCAGGTGCCGCTGCCGGAGTCGATGGCCGAGACCTTCGCCGGCAAGCCCGACGTGCAGCGCCGCTACGCCGAGTACTGGTCGGCCGACCACTTCGACGCCGACGCCTGGCGCAAGCTGATCGCGGTCTACTGGGGCTACGTCACGCTGATCGACGACCAGGTCGGCCGGATCGTCGGCGCGCTGCGCGAGCACGGGCTCTGGGACGACACCGCCGTGATCTTCACCGCCGACCACGGTGAGTTCACCGGGGCCCACCGGCTCAACGACAAGGGCCCGGCGATGTACGAGGACATCTATCGCATTCCCGGCATCGTCCGCGTCCCCGGAGCCCAGCCCTCGGTCGTCGACGAGTTCGCCACGCTGGTCGACCTCAACCCGACGATCCTGGGGCTGGCCGGGCTGCCGCCGCAGGAGCCCTGCGACGGCGAGAGCCTGCTTCCGCTGGTCAACGGGGAACCGGCGGACGGGCGGACCGAGGTGGTCGCCGAATTCCACGGCCACCACTTCCCTTACTCTCAGCGCATGCTCCGGGACCACCGCCACAAGCTGGTGTTCAACCCCGAGAGCGTGCACGAGCTGTACGACCTGGAGAGCGACCCGCACGAACTGCACAACGTCTACACCGCTCCCGCCTACGCCGCCGTACGGCGCGACCTCACCGTGCGGCTCTACCGCGAGCTGCTGCGCCGCGGTGATCCGGCCTACACCTGGATGAGTTACATGTCCGACATCGGCGAGAACCGCGCTCCCGACGTCGACGGCGTCGCCGACGAGGTCGTCTGA
- a CDS encoding aliphatic sulfonate ABC transporter substrate-binding protein, producing the protein MRRPRRLAAVFTAALALLLSAACGSSGNETGAAEPKTVRFGYIADFAGAAVLATADKQGLWAKHGLKPDLKVFTNGPLQIQALGSGDIDFGYIGSGATWLPASGKAKIIAPNMLGQADRIITHADSGITSVAALKGKKIGVPEGTSGDMILQLALKEAGLTAKDVQKVNMDPSTVVTAFSSKQIDAAAIWYPLIDTIKKNAPDLVELTKSEDYYPRLSFPSSFVARNELVADDTATVTKVLKVIQEADDWIAANTAEAETLTATFLKVPAGQFKGSSAVTKILPTAELVKLTEDGSVAGWYKGLADIFVAMGKLPQSPDPATYFTADLYKSASSG; encoded by the coding sequence ATGAGGCGTCCTCGCAGGCTGGCCGCGGTCTTCACCGCGGCGCTGGCCCTTCTCCTCTCCGCCGCCTGCGGCTCCTCCGGCAACGAGACGGGCGCCGCGGAACCGAAGACGGTGAGGTTCGGCTACATCGCCGACTTCGCCGGCGCCGCCGTACTCGCCACGGCCGACAAGCAGGGCCTGTGGGCCAAGCACGGCCTGAAGCCCGACCTGAAGGTGTTCACCAACGGGCCGCTGCAGATCCAGGCGCTCGGCTCCGGCGACATCGACTTCGGCTACATCGGCTCCGGCGCGACCTGGCTGCCGGCCAGCGGCAAGGCGAAGATCATCGCACCGAACATGCTCGGCCAGGCCGACCGGATCATCACCCACGCCGACTCCGGGATCACGTCCGTCGCCGCCCTCAAGGGCAAGAAGATCGGCGTGCCCGAGGGCACCTCGGGCGACATGATCCTGCAGCTCGCGCTCAAGGAGGCCGGCCTGACCGCCAAGGACGTGCAGAAGGTCAACATGGACCCGAGCACCGTGGTCACCGCCTTCTCCTCCAAGCAGATCGACGCCGCGGCCATCTGGTACCCGCTGATCGACACGATCAAGAAGAACGCGCCCGACCTGGTCGAGCTGACCAAGAGCGAGGATTACTACCCGCGGCTCAGCTTCCCCAGTTCCTTCGTGGCCCGCAACGAGCTGGTCGCCGACGACACCGCGACGGTGACCAAGGTGCTCAAGGTCATCCAGGAGGCCGATGACTGGATCGCGGCCAACACCGCCGAGGCCGAGACGCTGACCGCCACGTTCCTGAAGGTCCCGGCCGGGCAGTTCAAGGGCTCCTCCGCGGTCACGAAGATCCTGCCCACCGCCGAGCTGGTCAAGTTGACCGAGGACGGGTCGGTCGCCGGCTGGTACAAGGGCCTGGCCGACATCTTCGTCGCCATGGGCAAGCTGCCCCAGTCTCCGGACCCCGCCACGTACTTCACCGCCGACCTGTACAAGTCGGCGTCCTCCGGCTGA
- a CDS encoding ABC transporter ATP-binding protein — MNGKKISFQSVSKSFALKDTEFVALSDVSLDIADREFVTVVGPSGCGKSTLMGMAAGLIDPGTGQILIDGRPVAGPGPDRGVIFQQYALFPWLTVRKNVEFGLKLSPISPEERRERAQRAIELVGLADFADALPKTLSGGMKQRCAIARAYAVNPQVLLMDEPFGALDALTRVQLQDQLLRTWSQERRTVMFITHDVDEAVYLANRVVVMAARPGRIYKVIDVDLPYPRTEEIRLSPEFGRIRNEVWHSVYHQAPAAPAA; from the coding sequence ATGAACGGCAAGAAGATCTCCTTTCAGAGCGTCTCGAAGAGCTTCGCGCTCAAGGACACGGAGTTCGTCGCACTCAGCGACGTCTCCCTGGACATCGCCGACCGTGAGTTCGTGACCGTCGTCGGGCCGTCCGGCTGCGGCAAGAGCACGTTGATGGGCATGGCCGCCGGCCTGATCGACCCCGGTACCGGCCAGATCCTCATCGACGGACGCCCGGTCGCCGGGCCCGGGCCGGACCGGGGCGTGATCTTCCAGCAGTACGCCCTGTTTCCCTGGCTGACCGTGCGCAAGAACGTCGAGTTCGGCCTCAAGCTCTCCCCCATCTCTCCCGAGGAGCGGCGTGAGCGGGCCCAGCGGGCGATCGAACTCGTCGGCCTGGCCGACTTCGCCGACGCGCTGCCGAAGACCCTGTCCGGCGGCATGAAACAACGCTGCGCCATCGCCCGGGCCTACGCGGTGAACCCGCAGGTCCTGCTCATGGACGAGCCCTTCGGGGCACTGGACGCGCTGACCCGCGTGCAGCTACAGGATCAGCTCCTGCGCACCTGGAGCCAGGAGCGCCGTACCGTCATGTTCATCACCCACGACGTCGACGAGGCGGTCTACCTGGCCAACCGGGTGGTCGTCATGGCGGCGCGGCCCGGCCGGATCTACAAGGTCATCGACGTCGACCTGCCCTACCCGCGGACCGAGGAGATCCGGCTGTCGCCGGAGTTCGGGCGCATCCGCAACGAGGTCTGGCACTCGGTCTATCACCAGGCGCCGGCCGCCCCGGCCGCCTGA